A single window of Vigna unguiculata cultivar IT97K-499-35 chromosome 1, ASM411807v1, whole genome shotgun sequence DNA harbors:
- the LOC114194371 gene encoding 1-aminocyclopropane-1-carboxylate oxidase homolog 1-like has product MGFEVSDSERVRELKRFDDTKAGVKGLVDHGITKIPRLFHHPPDEHVKVSTSGSTAQSIPVIDLAQVHKDPSLRQDVIHRIREASEKWGFFQVVNHGIPLTVLEDLEDGVRRFYEQDIEVKKDLYTRDHMRPFVYNSNFDIYTSPALNWRDTFLCYLAPNPPKPQDLPEVCRDILLEYGTHVMKLGIALFELLSEALGLDKNHLKDMGCAEGLLSLCHYYPACPEPELTLGTTKHSDNCFLTVLLQDHIGGLQVLFQNTWIDVAPEPGALVVNIGDFLQVLTNDRFNSVEHRVLANLIGPRISVACFFSEGIKSSEKLYGPIKELLSEDNPPKYREFTVKEYVRYYMDKGLDGISALHHFRI; this is encoded by the exons ATGGGGTTTGAAGTTTCAGACTCTGAGAGGGTGCGTGAACTCAAAAGGTTTGATGACACAAAAGCCGGTGTTAAAGGCCTTGTTGATCATGGGATCACAAAAATCCCAAGATTATTTCATCATCCACCTGATGAACATGTGAAGGTCTCAACTTCAGGCAGCACAGCACAAAGTATCCCTGTTATAGACCTTGCACAAGTTCACAAGGATCCAAGTTTACGCCAAGATGTTATTCACAGAATAAGGGAAGCATCTGAGAAATGGGGTTTCTTTCAAGTGGTCAACCATGGCATTCCTTTGACTGTTCTGGAGGACCTGGAAGATGGGGTACGCAGGTTTTATGAACAAGATATTGAGGTGAAAAAGGATCTATATACCCGGGACCATATGAGACCTTTTGTGTATAATAGCAATTTTGATATCTACACTTCACCAGCACTCAATTGGAGGGACACTTTTCTGTGTTATCTAGCTCCTAATCCTCCCAAACCGCAGGACTTGCCAGAAGTATGCAG GGATATACTTCTGGAATATGGAACACATGTGATGAAACTTGGAATTGCACTGTTTGAATTACTATCAGAAGCTCTAGGGCTGGATAAAAACCATTTAAAAGACATGGGTTGTGCTGAGGGGCTTCTTTCACTCTGCCACTACTACCCTGCTTGCCCCGAACCAGAATTAACTTTGGGAACCACCAAGCATTCTGATAATTGTTTCCTCACAGTACTTCTGCAAGATCATATTGGTGGTCTTCAGGTTCTTTTTCAGAACACATGGATTGATGTAGCCCCAGAACCTGGGGCTCTTGTAGTTAATATTGGTGATTTTCTCCAG GTTTTGACAAATGACAGATTCAACAGTGTAGAACACAGAGTACTGGCAAATCTCATAGGTCCAAGAATATCTGTTGCATGCTTTTTCAGCGAAGGTATTAAATCATCAGAGAAACTCTACGGACCTATAAAAGAGTTATTATCAGAAGACAATCCTCCCAAATACAGAGAATTCACAGTTAAGGAATATGTGCGCTACTACATGGATAAAGGCCTTGATGGGATCTCTGCTCTTCATCACTTCAGGATTTGA
- the LOC114188440 gene encoding L-type lectin-domain containing receptor kinase VIII.1-like: MATADQEQRVSITAATATSHHRDHLLRSFVVPPHHDPPLQICEALRRSTNTSSNVVLSRTSISKTQHDKSSDATVVAETMGYLTLEYVLTSRATEKTDVFSYGAMVLVVACGRRPIEKDVAANGKVGVSSNLVVSC; encoded by the exons atggccaccgcAGACCAGGAGCAACGCGTTTCCATTACAGCAGCCACCGCAACGAGCCACCATCGCGACCATCTTCTCCGTAGTTTCGTCGTGCCTCCACACCACGACCCTCCATTACAGATCTGCGAAGCACTTCGCCGGAGCACCAACACCTCCAGCAACGTCGTCCTTTCACGCACCT cgatatcaaaaaCACAACATGATAAGTCTTCTGATGCCACTGTGGTTGCCGAAACAATGGGGTACCTTACCCTGGAGTATGTGCTTACTAGTAGAGCAACTGAGAAAACTGATGTGTTTAGCTATGGTGCGATGGTTCTTGTGGTGGCCTGTGGGAGGAGGCCTATTGAGAAAGATGTCGCTGCAAATGGTAAAGTTGGGGTTAGTAGCAATTTGGTGGTGAGTTGCTAA